The DNA sequence CAATGTTaaattagttagaaatgattgaaaacagtattattaAGTGTGAAAATTAGTAACctatatatggctaaaaacttccctttttttgttttaaaacgatgaaaaattccccttcttgagggtatgggtacctgtcccaaaaagttgtctagtgcccggtttataaagtttatgacgtcacaatggtaccagtacaggctattttagacaaggtttttccctagggaaagacaggaatatctattcCCGGCgtgtgctcggataaatgtatactctccccgctaggtaggcaagaatgatttttccagcactggtaagAAAACCTGCAATCCCCGTCTGTTATGCAAgaacaaatatttgtttactttgggTGTGACCAGATATGGCTTCAAGGCATATCCAGAATCTCCAATGAGCCAACCATGGTTTCCTGTCTCTAACCTGGCCTTCAATCCACAACTTTCAAAGATGGTACTGTCATGGGTTGAACCCGGCCATTGAGCAACTACATCCACCAACCTGTAATATTATTATctttaataaaaagtaaatataagtaaGACTGCCagaatttattataatatatctaCATGAACTTAATGCAAAATGTCCATATGGAGTgaagaaaataatttcttaattcaGACCCGATTTAGTTGTTTCAAGTTATGCTTCggaaaagcattattttgtataataaagggagataactaaaATCCATATGAAGGTAGTTATGGTTATTTTGATAATGTATATCTTTTCAATGGCCTTTAAATATCATTACATGAAATTATACttaaatgccattaatacttttcaagttaccGGTATGCCCAGAACAAGCATTACGTTGCATAAAAAGgggaggaaattaaaaaaattggtaGGTAAAGTTATCGTTCTTTGACAATACTATTCGTCTTAATGGCCTTTATTataatgtgaagtttcaatcaaataacattaatacttttcaagttatgctcaGACAATAATGtgattgacagacagacagacggacggtcGAAATGGCAACTATATGCTCCCATTTGTGGAGTATAAAGAGAATGGCACTTTATTCTTTGCCAAGGACATTgagtttaaaatatgtaaaatgttttatgtttagagcttcttttaatttatgaaatatattttggaaaGAAAACTACAGTTACTTCAATAAACGACAACAATGTTATATTGTACTTTCATAATGTCAATCTTTATATGCATTTATATCACATGTGACGGCCTTTTTTACCTAATTATGCATATTTATGAACCATCAATGTACTGTTAAGATTTCCCAACTGATTAAGGTTAAATTGATAAAGATgtgatcattttaaacataaatgcaTAACTTACATGACTATATGCAAAGAAATTTATTATTCACTCAAATATATATAGATAGTACAGTAAAAACGTGTAAGTACTATACCGCATGTCTGGATCCACAACTGCTTGTACATTTATTGCGTGATACCCTTTTCGACACACAAAAATGTCTTCTCTAACTTTTGGTGCCAGAATTGTGATGAGTGTGCTGTCAATCGCACCAATACAATTAGGAATCCTTGTGATATTGAAGAACTTTCTTTTCATTGTTGCAAGAGATGCAGCAGTTCTCGGGAAATTGATGTTATTCAGCTTTGCATCAAGTGCTTCGATAACcttcagtttaaacaatatttattgtattataattatcatgTACAGTGATTGTATACATTCACACTTAGAAGTTACAACTAATAATACATTAGGCAATTTACACAATACTTATTTGTATAAGGATCTGTAAACAAATGACAGACTGAGATTTTGTTACTACCCTTCGTCTGTCGCCTGTCCACCCACAATTTCTTGTGATAAgtggagaccacattttgcataaattttgataaaacttataCACAACTCCTCTTTAAGATgggtttatttcaaaatgaaaatatcattcaGTTTCTATGCCATAAAAAGCATGCGATTTGATCCAGACCCACTATGTTCAATTAACATCTCATTATaactatactgactgaatagcgaacagtatggatcctgatcagactgcaaatGTGCCGGCTTATTTGGATCAATACTGTTCACAACGGACATAAAGCTGGTTTTCGCAAGACACGTCTCATCTGTAATTTAGAATTATTACTGGTATTAACGTGTTTTATGTAATTGAATGAAAATGAGACTATAGATAGAAagatttaaacataatttaactGAAACACAATGTTAAATTAGATGTAAATTCAAAGATACTGTAGACAAATCATAGAGCGGCTCATAGAGTTATTTATTGTTTACAAACATTCTATTATTTATCATTGAATactaaaatgtaacatttatatatattgacTTACTTACCATATGCATCGACATACAGAACTCTTTGCGACACCATGTGTTAGCCCGCCCTCGCTGTAAAATTCACCTTTCGCCAGGAACTGTAGTGTGATCAGTAGCTGCATTgaatacaaaattaaacaaactcACATTTCACGTTTCAATCATAGTCCAACAAATTTAACCCCCAAAATAATAGTAATGCCCTAGAAATTCTACCTTTGTCAGCTTGTTTGCTCAGccagctatatacatgtatagatatttGTGGGTCTACTTTTCAGTGGTTCACTAttgtgtggtagattttactggcaaatgaacatttagttggttgttgtcttaatTAAtcatcacaagacatcaactcaaccttatgcaatatgccagcattttcgtcgaagtctACTTTCTCAGCCCAGCCAGTGTTCCAACTTGAACTTCTGACAACTTTTTAGACAGCAGTGCTACATAAATATGACCGTTTCCAATTCCAAACACTATACAGTAGGCtagttttattcattaaaattagaCACCACTGTTTTATGTAATCCGTAAGTTTAAgcgataaaaaaacaacagcacttGTGTCCCCACATACACAATGTACTATTAATTCTTAACTCTTAAATCTCAAACGTCAAATTTTAGTTCTCGTGTGTATTTAAAAGGGTGAAGGTCGTAAACAATGGGAGATAACACAGTCACAACTAAATCAGGCTATAGACACGTCGACCGACTTTAGACTACTGCAACGATACTGAAAATTATAACACTAACAATATAGATCTATACTGAGATAGATCTGCAGTACGGTAATACCTTCGTGAGAGAAGAAATCGGATGACTACGCATCGACTTATGTTTAATATCTTCTTCTATTAAACCATGAAAGTCCATTATCTGTTGCCTCGAAAGACGGTATTTCTCTTTGATTGCACTTTCAGGCAATGTATCTAAGTAATTTGGCCTTTCGCGAAAAATTCGTGGCCTTCGACGCTGGTTATTTCTCCTGTCGGCCATATTTACGCAGGCGATACTCAAGGTTTTTGTACGCGTATATTTACGCAAATATTTACGAATAAACTTACGTACAAAAGTTTATTAAAACGCATTTACGCAAAATAATATTGCGTACGCACAAATTTGTGTAAAACATAGAGTTACGCATATATGTAAGTACGTTAGTAAAACGGTCCCCAGGTCATCAAAATGAAATCTGAGATGCCTTATCTCGTTTTCAGTTGAACAGGTTCAGGGAGCTGGCTCCAGGGGCAGATCCGGACCCATGTCCAGTTCCAAACTTTCTATGTAACATATTCAACGTAGAGCTAGGCAACTTCTCCGGTCAGGAATAGCATGTAACTCAAATGCAACTTACAACACTGCTGTTAAcgcaaaaaaaacaagagctgtcagatgacagcgcgctcaactattcgaagaattgattgaagaatggggtcaaaatattaccacagatattcaaacaaaagaaaaaaaagattagacaaacaattttcctgtatttgtggatttcgatacgTCTTGCACtaaaatggcaatgtgtgaaccaatttcaaagtccaaaaagggccataattcagccaaaatagttgtcaaagttatgtactcttgcctacagattgaaatcaagATGATAAACAAgcgttcaaagtttaaaagcaatatgtcaaatagttttgacaaaacgtggacttgtatgaaaacagaacaaatttccaactccaaaaagggccataattcagccaaaatagatgacagagttatgtactctttcctacagatagagactattatactgaacatgtgataaaagtttaaaagccatatgtcaaacactttatacaaaatattaactggtacgaaaaacttaaccatgatttctaagtcaaaaaagggccataattcagccaaaatccttgatggagttatgtactcttgcctataactagacatggtgatggtaaacaggtgttgaaagtttcaaagctttatctcaaaagactttgtcaaaatatgaactggtacgaaaaacttaacccagatttctaagtcaaaaggggccataattcagccaaaatccttgatggagttatgtactcttgcctatagctggacatggtgatggtaaacaggtgttgaaagattcaaagctttatctcaaaagactttgtcaaaatatgaactggtacgaaaaacttaaccaaggtgtgatgccgacgccgacaccgtggtgagtaggatagctctacttattcttcgaatagtcgagctaaaaatcgttcCTCTTACGGGTTGTTGATACATTTAGTCCCAATCTCGGTTCAATGCATTGTTTTATTTGTATCTTATTGCTTctaaaaagaatgtaacatgcaccatgcacaactagggttggtactgatcacttgtgtgaagtttcattaaattgtgtgcaagggtttggtagattaggcacgcacaagattgcatatgcagactgtatgtacatagtatgttaacaagaaacaaagtcccataactctgcaatttttgttgctgaaagaacctaacatgccccatgcacacctactgttgttactgatcacttgtgtgaagtttcattaaatgtgtcaaggagatgaggagagatggtgcgcacaagattgtgtctatgtatatagtatagtaacaaaaaaacaaagtcccataactctgcaaatttttcttctaaaagaacctaacatgccccatgcacaactgctgttggtactgatcacttgtgtgaagtttcattaaattgtgtcaaggggatgaggagagatggtgcgcacaagattgtgtctatgtatatagtatagtaacaaaaaaacaaagtcccataactctgcaaattttttttctaaaagaacctaacatgccccatgaacaactactgttggtactgatcacttgtgtgaagtttcattaaattctgtcaaggggataaggagagatggtgcgcacaagattgcgtctacggacagacagacagacaacctgaaaccagtatacccccccttacaactttgttgtcggcaTTACACTTGATAATCCAGCTCCACTTACTAAGCCCGTATTGTTAGCTGTTTGTAATTCTTTGTGGCAAGTTTACTATAACAGCCATGAAGTAAATTATTAAAAACGCCTTTTACTTTGGCTTATTACGGTTTATTTTGGGTCAGCGAGTTAATTTCTGCCAACAAGCATGTATCAGAAAAGGTATTACGCCTGACTGATTTGAATGTCGGCAGTGACGAAAGTAATGTAGTTGTCCGActaagcatttttaaaacaaatcagaaTGGAAGAcccattttcttaaaaatacCTTGACAGGGAAATAACACGTCCTGTAGCTGCggttaaagattttattaaaatgagGCCGAAAATTCAGTCTCCTTCATTTGTCACTGTGATGGCTCGGTTTTGACTAGCTCAGTTTTCAGCTGTGTTGTCGCAAGCAATCTGTAAGTCTAACCTGACAAGtgcaaactagagctatcactaaaggtgatgaatgtaccccccgcatgcactgacacagtacattgcaatttgacgcacacaagattgcataattatgtggactgtatgtatatagactgtatgtatacagtatattaaaaaaaacaaggcccataactatgcagaatatttatctaaaagaatgtaacatgcaccatgcacaactagggttggtactgatcacttgtgtgaagtttcattaaattgtgtgcaagggtttggtagattaggcacgcacaagattgcatatgcagactatatgtacatagtatgttaacaagaaacaaagtcccataactctgcaatttttgtcgctgaaagaaccttacatgccccatgcacaactactgttgttactgatcacttgtgtgaagtttcattaaactgtgtcaaggggatgaggagagatggtgcgcacaagattgtgtctatgtatatagtatagtaacaaaaaaacaaagtcccataactctgcaaaatttttttctgaaagaacctaacatgccccatgcacaactactgttgttactgatcacttgtgtgaagtttcattaaattgtgtcaagggatgaggaaagatggtgcgtacaagattgtgtctatgtatatagtatagtaacaaaaaaacaaagtcccataactctgcaaattttttttctaaaagaacctaacatgccccatgc is a window from the Mercenaria mercenaria strain notata chromosome 7, MADL_Memer_1, whole genome shotgun sequence genome containing:
- the LOC123555348 gene encoding putative nuclease HARBI1, which produces MSMHMVIEALDAKLNNINFPRTAASLATMKRKFFNITRIPNCIGAIDSTLITILAPKVREDIFVCRKGYHAINVQAVVDPDMRLVDVVAQWPGSTHDSTIFESCGLKARLETGNHGWLIGDSGYALKPYLVTPKIRPSTRQENAFNTAHSRTRMVVERTFGLLKSHFR